Proteins found in one Negativicutes bacterium genomic segment:
- a CDS encoding integrase core domain-containing protein, with protein NWFDYYNTRRRHSALGGISPLMYEMRRYSPFNLSA; from the coding sequence AAAATTGGTTTGATTATTATAATACCAGAAGACGTCATAGTGCATTAGGTGGCATTTCTCCGCTAATGTACGAAATGAGGAGATACTCGCCATTTAACCTGTCCGCGTAA